One region of Rhodohalobacter mucosus genomic DNA includes:
- a CDS encoding glycosyltransferase — MKTVLIYTSPARGHLYPMMDVAIELRNEGYEVIVQTLSSEKDHVESEGIQFAPISPDIESLHLQDYRENNPISQIRSAFKSWLSRAPYEIEDLRTSCNEFNPDLLIVDVNTWGAGAYAEARGNPWVMFMPYCLPIFSDDTPAFGPGFAPPTNFLHRFRDRVVDGLIQKAVKSIIDELNNVRSSLHVPRLEKYEDIFFRPDLVLYRTAEPFDYPRKDFPDNILSIGPGLWAPPGNKPEWIEDLPSPKILVSISTEMQDDGAIIETALRATSGREGSVIVTTSAFDPDRFNASRNNVHITKFLPHAQVIPEMDLVITHGGMGTTQRALSAGVPVCVVPWGRDQNETARRVEVSGAGVMLSKNRLNKKRLGKAIQEAMNCSEGAKEIAQAFKRAGGAKRAVKAIADLHPVQSVEK, encoded by the coding sequence ATGAAAACCGTACTGATCTACACATCTCCTGCGCGGGGTCACCTTTATCCGATGATGGATGTTGCCATTGAGCTCAGAAATGAGGGGTATGAAGTTATAGTTCAAACCCTGAGCAGTGAAAAAGATCATGTTGAATCCGAAGGCATCCAATTTGCACCCATTTCCCCGGATATTGAATCGCTGCATCTTCAGGATTACAGAGAAAACAACCCCATTTCACAGATCAGATCCGCTTTCAAAAGCTGGTTGTCAAGAGCCCCCTATGAAATTGAAGATCTCAGGACCAGCTGCAACGAATTTAATCCGGATCTGCTCATTGTAGATGTCAATACGTGGGGAGCCGGAGCCTATGCTGAAGCACGGGGCAATCCATGGGTTATGTTTATGCCGTATTGTCTTCCCATATTCTCTGATGACACCCCGGCTTTTGGGCCTGGATTTGCACCTCCCACCAATTTTCTGCATCGTTTCAGGGATCGTGTGGTGGATGGGCTGATTCAAAAAGCTGTAAAAAGCATTATCGACGAGTTGAATAACGTACGATCAAGCTTGCATGTACCCAGGCTTGAAAAATACGAAGATATTTTTTTCAGGCCTGACCTGGTGCTATACCGCACGGCTGAACCTTTTGATTACCCGCGAAAGGACTTCCCGGATAATATTCTTTCAATCGGACCCGGACTTTGGGCACCTCCGGGTAACAAGCCGGAGTGGATTGAGGATCTTCCTTCACCAAAAATACTGGTGAGCATATCCACAGAGATGCAGGATGACGGAGCCATCATCGAAACTGCACTGCGTGCCACATCCGGCCGGGAGGGAAGCGTAATTGTAACGACGTCTGCATTTGATCCTGACCGGTTTAATGCATCCCGTAATAATGTACATATCACCAAATTCCTGCCGCATGCCCAGGTTATCCCGGAAATGGACCTGGTCATCACACATGGAGGTATGGGGACCACACAGCGCGCATTGTCTGCCGGTGTTCCGGTTTGTGTGGTTCCATGGGGACGGGATCAGAATGAGACTGCCCGCAGGGTGGAGGTGAGCGGGGCCGGGGTCATGCTTTCAAAAAACAGGCTAAATAAGAAGCGACTTGGGAAAGCAATTCAAGAGGCCATGAACTGTTCGGAAGGAGCCAAAGAGATAGCTCAGGCCTTTAAGAGAGCCGGCGGCGCTAAACGGGCAGTAAAGGCTATTGCTGATTTGCATCCCGTTCAAAGCGTAGAAAAGTAA